The following are encoded in a window of Cryobacterium sp. CG_9.6 genomic DNA:
- a CDS encoding tRNA (adenine-N1)-methyltransferase: MSATDTNSQVVQNSGPFRAGDRVQLTGPKGRMNTIALIPGQGFHTHRGILAHDDIIGQPDGSVVTNNVGVEHLALRPLLSDFVMSMPRGAAIIYPKDAAQIIAQADIFPGATVVEAGVGSGALSLWLLRAIGPAGRLASFERRDEFADVARDNVATFLGSDPGNWTITLGDLTDTLPDVAAPHSVDRVVLDMLAPWECLGVVSDALKPGGVLLCYVATVTQLSRVAEAIRGTGMYTNPDSNETMIRGWHVEGLAVRPDHRMIGHTGFLITARRLAPNTVLPELKRRPSKTDFDDADVEAWTPGALGERNVSSKSMRKRVRAASTSAGLSKARDLESPVEPQID; encoded by the coding sequence ATGAGCGCAACAGACACAAATAGCCAGGTCGTTCAAAACAGCGGGCCGTTCCGTGCCGGCGACCGGGTGCAGCTCACGGGTCCAAAGGGACGCATGAACACGATCGCACTGATCCCCGGCCAGGGATTTCACACGCACCGCGGAATCCTCGCGCACGATGACATCATTGGTCAGCCGGATGGATCGGTGGTGACGAACAATGTGGGTGTTGAACATCTGGCGTTGCGACCGCTGCTGAGTGATTTTGTGATGTCGATGCCTCGTGGTGCCGCAATCATTTATCCCAAGGACGCCGCTCAGATCATTGCTCAGGCCGATATTTTCCCCGGTGCAACCGTGGTCGAGGCCGGAGTGGGTTCCGGAGCTCTGTCCCTCTGGTTGCTGCGCGCCATTGGGCCAGCCGGGCGACTTGCCTCCTTCGAGCGGCGCGACGAGTTCGCCGACGTCGCTCGCGACAATGTGGCGACCTTTCTCGGTTCAGACCCCGGGAATTGGACGATCACCCTGGGCGACCTGACCGACACTCTTCCGGACGTTGCTGCCCCGCACAGTGTTGACCGTGTGGTGCTCGACATGCTGGCCCCCTGGGAATGCCTCGGTGTCGTCTCGGATGCGTTGAAGCCGGGCGGCGTGTTGCTGTGCTATGTGGCCACCGTGACTCAGCTCTCCCGTGTGGCAGAGGCTATTCGAGGAACGGGGATGTACACAAACCCCGATTCCAACGAGACCATGATTCGTGGCTGGCATGTGGAGGGGCTCGCTGTTCGCCCGGACCACCGCATGATCGGCCACACCGGCTTCCTGATCACGGCCCGGCGTCTCGCCCCCAACACGGTCCTGCCCGAGTTGAAGCGTCGGCCGTCCAAGACCGACTTTGACGACGCTGACGTGGAAGCGTGGACACCCGGCGCTCTGGGCGAACGGAATGTCAGCTCAAAGAGCATGCGCAAGCGTGTGCGTGCCGCCAGCACCAGTGCGGGCTTGTCGAAGGCACGCGACCTCGAATCGCCCGTTGAACCCCAGAT
- a CDS encoding M20/M25/M40 family metallo-hydrolase, producing MASIAPDQPLDSELDLTARLARDLIRYDTSNYGEGRSNGETDAAEYVATHLRGLGLTPQLFDSEPGRTSVVARVRGRNSSLPALVVHGHLDVVPADPANWSVDPFGGVIADGMLWGRGAVDMKNMDAMILASLTDIIGSGGEPERDLVIAFFADEEAGGVLGSGYLARTRPELFAGATEAISEVGGYSITLAGKRAYLLQTGEKALIWVKLVATGSAGHGSRVHHDNAVTRLAEAVAKVGRHTWPIRLTDTTTQLLAELARILDVNPEQVGPDELALATGTASGFIQASLRTTTNPTGLTAGYKHNVIPDTAEALIDIRSLPGEEDAVLAEIADLVGPDIEIVVMHRDIGLETDFAGPLVDAMVETLGRHDPGAPVLPYLLSAGTDNKALSTLGIKGYGFAPLRLPAELDFPALFHGVDERVPLEALVFGRRVLTDLLSKY from the coding sequence ATGGCTTCCATCGCACCAGACCAGCCCCTCGACAGCGAACTTGACCTCACAGCGCGGCTTGCCCGCGACCTGATTCGCTATGACACGTCCAACTACGGGGAGGGTCGTTCCAACGGTGAAACGGATGCCGCCGAGTACGTGGCAACCCACCTGCGTGGTCTGGGCCTCACTCCGCAGCTCTTTGATTCCGAACCGGGCCGCACCAGTGTTGTTGCTCGCGTCCGAGGCCGCAACAGCAGCCTTCCCGCTCTCGTGGTTCACGGTCACCTTGACGTGGTTCCGGCGGACCCAGCCAACTGGTCGGTTGACCCGTTTGGCGGTGTCATCGCAGACGGAATGCTGTGGGGCCGTGGTGCCGTCGATATGAAGAATATGGATGCAATGATCCTTGCGTCCCTCACGGACATCATTGGCTCTGGAGGCGAACCCGAACGAGACCTGGTGATCGCGTTCTTCGCCGACGAAGAGGCCGGGGGAGTCCTGGGTTCGGGATACCTAGCCCGCACGCGTCCGGAGCTCTTCGCCGGCGCCACGGAAGCGATCAGCGAAGTGGGCGGATATTCCATCACTCTGGCCGGAAAACGTGCCTACCTGCTTCAGACCGGGGAAAAGGCTCTCATCTGGGTGAAGCTTGTGGCCACCGGCAGTGCGGGGCACGGCTCACGGGTGCACCATGACAACGCCGTCACACGACTGGCTGAGGCGGTGGCGAAGGTGGGGCGACACACGTGGCCCATTCGGCTGACGGACACGACCACGCAGCTTCTGGCGGAGCTGGCACGCATCCTCGATGTGAACCCGGAGCAGGTCGGCCCGGATGAGCTTGCCCTCGCAACCGGGACCGCCTCCGGCTTCATCCAGGCGAGCCTGCGCACCACGACCAACCCCACCGGGCTCACGGCCGGGTACAAGCACAATGTCATCCCCGACACGGCCGAGGCTCTCATCGACATCCGTTCTCTTCCCGGCGAGGAGGACGCTGTGCTGGCCGAGATCGCCGACCTCGTGGGGCCAGACATTGAGATCGTGGTCATGCACCGTGACATCGGCCTCGAAACGGACTTTGCCGGCCCTCTCGTGGATGCCATGGTTGAGACCCTCGGACGCCATGATCCGGGCGCGCCCGTGCTGCCCTACCTGCTGTCGGCGGGGACAGACAACAAGGCGCTCAGCACGCTCGGAATCAAGGGATACGGATTTGCCCCGCTCAGGCTGCCGGCCGAACTGGATTTTCCGGCACTGTTTCACGGAGTGGATGAGCGCGTCCCGTTGGAAGCATTAGTGTTTGGCAGGCGGGTTCTGACGGACCTGCTCTCGAAGTACTAG
- a CDS encoding ABC transporter ATP-binding protein: MTSDGGVLSSGALAIETRGLTKRFGRQTAVNGIDLHVPRGAVFGFLGPNGSGKTTSIRMLLGLTSATSGDISVLGASMPGRLHEVLPRVGALVEGPAFYPFLSGRANLARLDAADRHVTSRTRSARVARALDRVGLSHAANKKVHAYSLGMKQRLGIANALLTERELLVLDEPTNGLDPQGTREVRALIRSLASEGTTIFVSSHLLAEVEQMCTHAAVMSAGTLVAQGTLADLGRGSERRVRLTTPDVATASQVLHEVGFTPELVTTGGAADEDPVIVAAYASDGLPPETIVTSLVHAGVRIRGFALEEPSLEERFVALTGEGFDVVQ; this comes from the coding sequence GTGACATCGGACGGTGGTGTGCTCTCCTCGGGTGCCTTGGCGATCGAGACACGTGGGCTCACCAAACGCTTCGGTCGTCAGACTGCGGTGAACGGGATTGACCTCCACGTTCCCCGCGGTGCCGTGTTCGGTTTTCTCGGACCCAACGGTTCGGGCAAAACCACAAGCATTCGTATGCTCCTCGGCCTCACCTCAGCAACCAGCGGTGACATCAGCGTTCTGGGGGCGTCGATGCCCGGGCGCCTCCACGAGGTGTTGCCCCGCGTGGGCGCGCTCGTTGAGGGCCCCGCCTTCTACCCGTTCCTCTCCGGTCGCGCGAACCTCGCGCGATTGGACGCGGCGGACCGCCACGTAACCTCCCGCACGCGGTCGGCCCGAGTGGCCCGGGCACTTGACCGGGTAGGCCTCAGCCATGCGGCCAACAAGAAGGTGCACGCCTATTCCCTCGGCATGAAGCAACGACTCGGTATCGCCAATGCACTTCTGACCGAGCGCGAACTTCTGGTGCTGGACGAACCCACCAACGGACTCGACCCGCAGGGGACCCGGGAGGTGCGCGCGCTCATCCGCTCCCTCGCCTCCGAGGGCACAACAATTTTCGTGTCGAGCCACCTGCTCGCCGAGGTGGAGCAGATGTGCACTCACGCGGCTGTCATGAGCGCGGGAACTCTGGTGGCACAGGGGACCCTGGCCGATCTTGGTCGGGGGAGTGAACGTCGGGTCCGACTCACCACCCCCGACGTCGCTACCGCCAGCCAGGTTCTCCACGAGGTAGGGTTCACGCCCGAGCTGGTCACCACGGGTGGCGCTGCTGATGAGGATCCGGTCATTGTGGCGGCCTACGCTAGCGACGGCCTGCCGCCGGAGACTATTGTGACGTCACTCGTACACGCGGGCGTGCGGATTCGTGGTTTTGCACTGGAGGAACCCAGCCTCGAGGAACGGTTTGTCGCCCTGACGGGAGAAGGTTTCGATGTCGTTCAATAA
- a CDS encoding PAC2 family protein, translating to MTDGKGFLGGRLMVVAFEGWNDAGEAATGAVRALKELLDVREIMTVDPELYFDYQFNRPTVSTNDEGLRVIEWPSATLYAPVSPGAEGIPLAEDAELRVSGTNAGNIYLLLGTEPSRSWKSFAAEVFDAALAADVTGVVFLGAMLADVPHTRPISIFVSSDNAGVRGELQIERSTYEGPVGILSILSDAAETAGIPTLSIWASVPHYVHNAPSPKAMLALIDKLEEVIDVSIPRGTLVTEAAEWESGIDTLAGDDDEMAAYIAQLEQARDTVDSPEASGEAIAQEFEKYLRKRNDGRDGRADGRSGPDGPRQ from the coding sequence GTGACAGACGGAAAAGGTTTTCTTGGCGGACGACTCATGGTCGTGGCGTTCGAGGGCTGGAATGATGCGGGAGAAGCCGCCACAGGCGCCGTGCGTGCGCTCAAGGAGTTGCTCGACGTTCGCGAGATTATGACGGTCGATCCTGAGCTGTACTTCGACTACCAGTTCAACCGACCCACGGTATCGACCAATGACGAGGGTCTGCGCGTAATCGAGTGGCCGAGTGCCACGCTCTACGCTCCGGTCTCCCCCGGCGCGGAAGGTATCCCGCTGGCCGAAGATGCCGAGTTACGGGTGAGCGGCACGAATGCCGGCAACATTTATCTGCTGCTGGGCACCGAACCCTCGCGCAGCTGGAAAAGCTTCGCTGCCGAAGTTTTTGATGCCGCTCTGGCAGCTGATGTGACGGGTGTTGTCTTCCTCGGAGCCATGCTTGCCGACGTGCCGCACACCCGACCGATTTCCATCTTCGTCTCCAGCGACAACGCCGGTGTGCGGGGCGAACTTCAGATTGAACGCAGCACCTATGAGGGTCCGGTTGGAATACTCAGCATTCTCTCTGATGCCGCGGAAACGGCGGGTATTCCGACGCTGTCGATCTGGGCATCCGTCCCGCACTATGTGCACAACGCGCCCTCGCCCAAGGCCATGCTGGCGCTCATCGACAAGCTGGAGGAGGTCATCGACGTATCGATTCCCCGGGGCACCTTGGTGACCGAAGCGGCCGAATGGGAATCAGGTATTGACACTCTTGCCGGTGACGACGACGAGATGGCTGCCTATATTGCGCAGCTCGAGCAGGCCCGAGACACCGTGGACTCACCGGAGGCCAGTGGCGAAGCCATTGCCCAGGAATTCGAGAAGTACCTGCGCAAGCGCAACGATGGCCGGGACGGCCGAGCCGATGGCCGTTCCGGCCCTGATGGACCGAGGCAGTAG
- a CDS encoding undecaprenyl-diphosphate phosphatase, with the protein MDFINAIILGLVQGLTEFIPVSSSAHIAIVGQFLGTGDDPGAQFTAITQIGTELAVVLFFWKDIVRIIGQWSRSLVGRVPRADPDARMGWLIIIGSLPIVVLGLLFQDQIETVLRNLWITATMLIAFGILLGIADYVGAKRRKLEDLTVADGIVYGFAQSLALIPGVSRSGGTITLGLFMGYERRAAARYAFLLAIPAVLGSGFYQVYKSIAKPCIDGALGCKPEIFGPLETLVATVVAFIVALFVIGFFMNYISKRSFLPFVIYRILLGIVVFVLLGTNVLHA; encoded by the coding sequence GTGGATTTCATTAATGCCATTATCTTGGGCCTTGTGCAGGGGCTGACCGAGTTCATCCCGGTGTCCTCGAGTGCCCACATTGCAATCGTGGGGCAGTTTTTGGGTACCGGTGATGACCCCGGAGCTCAATTCACGGCGATTACCCAGATCGGCACCGAGCTCGCCGTTGTGCTCTTCTTCTGGAAAGACATTGTTCGCATCATTGGGCAGTGGTCACGGTCTCTGGTGGGTCGTGTTCCGCGAGCCGACCCCGATGCACGCATGGGCTGGCTCATCATCATCGGCTCCCTGCCGATCGTCGTTTTGGGCCTGCTGTTTCAAGACCAGATTGAAACGGTTCTGCGCAATCTGTGGATCACGGCAACCATGCTCATCGCCTTCGGCATTCTGCTGGGTATCGCGGACTACGTGGGTGCCAAGCGCCGCAAGCTGGAGGATCTCACGGTTGCCGACGGCATCGTGTACGGATTCGCCCAGTCGCTCGCCCTCATTCCCGGGGTATCCCGCTCGGGGGGAACAATCACACTCGGGCTCTTCATGGGCTATGAGCGCCGGGCGGCAGCCCGGTACGCCTTCCTGCTCGCCATTCCGGCGGTCCTGGGCAGCGGCTTCTATCAGGTCTACAAATCCATCGCGAAGCCGTGCATCGATGGTGCCCTGGGCTGCAAGCCGGAGATCTTTGGGCCTCTCGAGACGCTCGTGGCAACGGTCGTCGCTTTTATCGTCGCGTTGTTCGTTATTGGTTTCTTCATGAACTACATCTCCAAGCGCAGCTTCCTGCCTTTCGTGATCTACCGCATCCTCCTCGGAATCGTGGTTTTCGTGCTTCTGGGAACGAACGTGCTTCACGCCTAG
- a CDS encoding HAD family hydrolase, with translation MSEFQNVSPLPAAVLWDMDGTLVDTEPYWMRAETELVASYGGVWTHEDCMLLVGSGLWNSAGILQARGVDMEADAIVQWLTDRVQEQLAEHGVPWRPGSRELLAQLKAAGIPTALVTMSVKRMARQIVDLIDFPAFDLIIAGDMVTNSKPHPEPYLTAAATLGVDPTHCVAIEDSTPGVASAVAAGTITIAVPHQIDLPESSEYTRWSTLDGHTLADVSALYSARLTEIELDLTPTRTH, from the coding sequence GTGAGTGAGTTCCAGAACGTTTCCCCCCTGCCCGCCGCCGTACTTTGGGACATGGATGGGACTCTCGTTGACACGGAGCCCTACTGGATGCGTGCCGAAACCGAGTTGGTGGCCTCCTACGGGGGAGTGTGGACTCACGAGGATTGCATGCTCCTCGTGGGGAGCGGACTGTGGAACTCAGCCGGTATTCTGCAGGCTCGTGGTGTCGACATGGAAGCCGATGCCATTGTGCAGTGGCTGACCGACCGCGTGCAGGAGCAGCTGGCGGAGCACGGAGTGCCGTGGCGCCCGGGATCGCGCGAGCTCCTGGCCCAGCTGAAAGCCGCCGGGATCCCGACTGCTCTGGTCACCATGTCCGTCAAACGAATGGCCCGTCAAATTGTGGACCTGATCGATTTCCCGGCCTTCGACCTGATCATTGCCGGAGACATGGTGACGAACAGTAAACCTCACCCTGAGCCGTACCTGACGGCAGCCGCCACGCTCGGTGTAGACCCCACGCACTGTGTCGCGATCGAGGATTCCACTCCCGGCGTTGCCAGCGCCGTGGCCGCCGGCACCATCACCATTGCCGTACCTCATCAAATTGACCTGCCCGAAAGTTCCGAGTACACCCGGTGGTCAACGCTCGACGGGCACACCCTCGCTGACGTTTCTGCGCTCTACAGCGCTCGCCTCACCGAGATCGAATTAGACTTGACGCCGACTCGCACGCACTAG
- a CDS encoding AI-2E family transporter, producing MTYRRRVLRGRRPQTTPAAPVALAVGSVAQAPERNSVSYAQINAFKIGFLGGLGVLIALVLGGVVSQLGTVLVYIGIALFLALGLDPLVTWMSTRMRRGLAIGIVFGAVVLIFVGLLFAIVPVIVRQATNVIDNFPETVRDISRLDWVANFDQQFGGFLNISDLAQQAQNLLNADSLATLGGGLLAVGVGIASGLTGAAIVLILTLYFLASLSSIKKVVYRFVPRTQRETFIVISEQIVQAVGRYVVGQVSLAGVNGVLSFIFLSIIGAPLPLLLAFIAFLLSLIPLVGTLTGSILIVVVCLLASPLTGLVAAIYYVIYMQVEAYVLSPRIMNRAVAVPGSIVVIGAVAGGSIGGVLGALVAIPLAASAIIVIQKVIFPKQEGK from the coding sequence ATGACGTACCGAAGACGAGTTCTCCGCGGCCGCCGGCCGCAAACCACTCCCGCGGCTCCGGTCGCCTTGGCCGTGGGCTCAGTAGCGCAGGCGCCGGAGCGGAATTCGGTGTCCTACGCACAGATCAATGCTTTCAAGATCGGGTTCCTCGGTGGCCTTGGTGTGCTGATTGCGCTGGTGCTCGGCGGGGTCGTCTCCCAGCTGGGGACCGTGCTGGTCTACATTGGCATCGCGCTGTTCCTCGCACTCGGCCTCGACCCCCTCGTCACCTGGATGTCCACACGCATGAGGCGAGGTCTGGCCATCGGCATTGTATTTGGTGCGGTGGTGCTCATCTTCGTGGGACTCCTGTTCGCAATCGTGCCGGTCATTGTGAGGCAGGCCACGAATGTCATCGATAATTTTCCCGAGACCGTGAGAGATATCTCCCGCCTTGATTGGGTGGCGAATTTCGACCAGCAGTTCGGCGGCTTTCTGAATATCAGCGACCTGGCGCAGCAGGCCCAGAACCTGCTCAATGCTGACAGTCTCGCCACCCTGGGCGGCGGACTCCTCGCCGTCGGTGTCGGAATCGCGAGTGGCCTCACCGGCGCCGCGATCGTGCTCATTCTGACGCTGTACTTTCTGGCGTCCCTCTCGTCCATAAAGAAAGTCGTTTACCGTTTTGTGCCGAGAACTCAGCGTGAGACCTTCATTGTGATCTCGGAACAGATCGTGCAGGCCGTGGGGCGCTACGTGGTGGGGCAGGTGTCTCTTGCGGGCGTCAACGGCGTGCTGAGTTTTATCTTTCTCAGTATCATTGGGGCGCCGCTGCCGCTGCTTCTGGCATTCATTGCGTTCTTGCTGTCCCTGATACCCCTGGTGGGAACGCTGACCGGCTCGATCCTTATCGTCGTGGTCTGCTTGCTGGCGTCACCGCTTACGGGACTCGTCGCGGCCATCTACTATGTGATCTACATGCAGGTCGAGGCATACGTTCTGAGTCCACGCATCATGAACCGGGCGGTGGCGGTACCAGGGTCGATCGTCGTGATCGGTGCCGTTGCCGGTGGCTCGATCGGCGGTGTGCTGGGTGCCCTCGTGGCCATTCCCCTGGCAGCATCCGCCATCATCGTCATTCAAAAAGTCATATTCCCGAAGCAGGAGGGGAAATAG
- a CDS encoding ABC transporter permease subunit: MSFNNSVQAAPAQTNGGRGSSIPRGSFGWDLLGSELSVLFRRRRTWAMLVAVAMIPILLAVAVRLSSNELSPGQGPPFLDRVTQNGLFVGFTAMVVAIPLFLPLTIGVVAGDTIAGEAGLGTLRYLLVAPAGRVRLLLVKYLGAAAFCLAATLTPTITGVLIGAALFPVGPVTLLSGDTITVAESLVRSALIAAYVTVSLLGLTMIGLFISTLTDVPVGAMAATVVVSVVAQILDALPQLSWLHPFLFSHYWLGFADLLRQPVDVTSFVSNALLQAGYILVFGALAYSRFTTKDILS; this comes from the coding sequence ATGTCGTTCAATAATTCCGTTCAGGCCGCGCCGGCGCAGACCAACGGGGGCCGCGGATCGTCAATTCCGCGCGGATCGTTCGGCTGGGACCTGCTGGGCTCTGAGTTGTCTGTCTTGTTTCGCCGGCGGCGCACGTGGGCCATGCTGGTTGCCGTCGCGATGATACCCATACTGCTCGCGGTTGCTGTGCGGCTCTCCAGCAATGAGCTCTCCCCGGGACAGGGGCCACCATTCCTCGACCGCGTCACGCAGAACGGCCTGTTCGTCGGGTTCACCGCCATGGTCGTGGCGATTCCACTCTTTCTTCCACTCACGATTGGCGTCGTGGCGGGGGACACCATTGCGGGGGAGGCCGGGCTCGGCACCCTTCGATACCTGCTGGTTGCTCCCGCTGGCAGAGTGCGTCTCCTGCTGGTGAAATACCTCGGAGCCGCCGCGTTCTGTCTCGCCGCCACGCTCACGCCCACCATTACCGGCGTGCTGATCGGCGCCGCACTCTTTCCTGTTGGACCGGTGACACTGCTGTCGGGAGACACCATCACCGTGGCGGAGTCACTGGTTCGCTCCGCGCTGATCGCCGCCTACGTCACCGTCTCGCTCCTGGGGCTGACCATGATCGGCCTCTTCATCTCCACCCTCACCGATGTACCCGTGGGAGCGATGGCGGCCACGGTGGTCGTCTCGGTTGTGGCACAGATTCTCGACGCGCTCCCGCAGCTGTCGTGGCTTCATCCGTTCCTTTTCAGTCACTACTGGCTCGGATTTGCCGACCTGCTGCGGCAACCCGTCGACGTGACGAGTTTCGTGTCAAACGCGTTGCTGCAGGCCGGCTACATTCTCGTCTTCGGCGCCCTCGCCTATAGCCGCTTCACCACCAAGGACATTCTGTCCTGA
- a CDS encoding TetR/AcrR family transcriptional regulator has translation MTVANGFHIQEPEARLFTHDPRAERTRQLIFTATRALMADPTASVSVADIVRMGGISRSSFYAHFASLDDVAAELLRVQFAEISVGDIDLPDDSDDAIEGRGRARRGYTRLVGHMLENFPLYSTVAELPLTRSAFDQIVDAYASRMLESIFEGEDVPPQVDAELVTTYVAGGALTLISAWMRGHIDVSDDELVDQLVTLLPEWLMAPPAPSP, from the coding sequence ATGACAGTTGCGAACGGCTTCCACATTCAGGAGCCGGAAGCTCGCTTGTTCACGCACGATCCCCGTGCCGAGCGCACGCGACAACTTATCTTCACGGCTACACGTGCTCTCATGGCCGATCCGACGGCATCCGTTTCCGTGGCCGACATTGTGCGCATGGGCGGAATTAGCCGCAGTTCGTTTTATGCACATTTTGCAAGTCTCGACGATGTGGCGGCAGAGTTACTGCGTGTGCAATTCGCGGAAATCAGCGTGGGCGACATTGATCTGCCGGACGACAGCGACGATGCCATCGAGGGACGAGGCCGCGCGCGGCGCGGGTACACCCGACTGGTGGGACACATGCTGGAGAACTTTCCGCTCTATTCAACCGTGGCCGAGCTTCCCCTCACGCGCAGTGCCTTCGACCAGATCGTCGATGCCTACGCGAGCCGCATGCTTGAGTCGATCTTCGAGGGTGAAGATGTTCCCCCTCAGGTCGACGCGGAACTCGTCACCACCTATGTGGCGGGCGGAGCGCTCACGCTGATCAGCGCGTGGATGCGTGGCCACATTGATGTGTCCGACGATGAACTTGTCGACCAACTGGTGACCCTGTTACCTGAGTGGCTGATGGCACCCCCGGCACCGAGTCCCTGA
- a CDS encoding CarD family transcriptional regulator — protein sequence MNIEIGETLVYPHHGAVTITALTSRTVKGEEKQFMTLNVHTSALTIQLPVDNVELVGVRDVIDAEGVQAVYAVLQNPFTEEPGNWSRRYKSNQEKMASGSVYRVSEVVRDLWRRDQDKGVSAGEKRMLEKARQILVSELALAQGLTDQEASDLLLKEILTVGPAQVAPAEDDESVAV from the coding sequence ATGAACATTGAAATCGGCGAAACTCTCGTTTACCCCCACCACGGTGCGGTTACCATTACGGCGCTCACGTCGCGCACGGTGAAGGGTGAGGAGAAGCAGTTCATGACCCTCAACGTGCACACGAGCGCACTCACGATTCAGTTGCCCGTAGACAACGTTGAGCTCGTTGGCGTTCGCGATGTGATCGACGCCGAGGGTGTGCAGGCCGTGTACGCCGTGCTGCAGAACCCGTTCACGGAAGAACCCGGTAACTGGTCACGCCGGTACAAGTCCAACCAGGAAAAGATGGCCAGCGGCAGCGTGTACCGCGTAAGTGAGGTTGTTCGCGACCTGTGGCGTCGTGACCAGGACAAGGGCGTCTCCGCAGGCGAGAAGCGGATGCTGGAAAAGGCACGTCAGATCCTCGTATCGGAGCTGGCTCTGGCGCAGGGCCTGACCGACCAGGAAGCCAGTGACCTGCTGCTCAAGGAAATTCTCACGGTGGGACCCGCACAGGTCGCTCCCGCGGAGGACGACGAGTCCGTCGCCGTCTAG
- the mshC gene encoding cysteine--1-D-myo-inosityl 2-amino-2-deoxy-alpha-D-glucopyranoside ligase — protein MRAWKRPEIPSIPGSSGAPWLHDTATDSLVEARPTDVARLYVCGITPYDATHLGHAATYLAFDTLQRVWLDAGYQVHYAQNVTDVDDPLLERATQTGVEWQELAESQVQLFRTDMEALGIIPPNDYVAVTEVIDEVAEAVAQLMTAGLAYEVPTPDAVVGADGMSGSDLYFDILAAETQTDWRLGDESNLNRDTMLALFAERGGDPDRVGKRDALDPLLWRAARAGEPQWPSAVGAGRPGWHIECSVIALKELGTDFTVQGGGSDLIFPHHDMSAGHASALSGHPLAGVYSHTGMVAYQGEKMSKSLGNLVLVSGLRSQGVDPRAIRLALLAQHYRSNWAWTDALLGAAEHRLARYRAAFAPASGAAPVGTLSAATVVEALRTSLNDDLDSPAALVVLDEAAHGVDDPALVTTAIDALLGVNLRGS, from the coding sequence ATGCGTGCTTGGAAGCGACCAGAAATTCCGTCTATACCGGGTAGCTCAGGCGCACCCTGGCTACACGACACCGCCACTGACTCTCTCGTCGAGGCGAGGCCAACAGATGTCGCCCGACTGTATGTGTGCGGAATCACGCCCTACGATGCCACCCACCTGGGCCATGCGGCCACCTACCTGGCCTTCGACACGCTGCAGCGAGTCTGGCTCGATGCCGGCTATCAGGTGCACTACGCCCAGAACGTGACCGACGTGGATGATCCGCTCCTGGAGCGGGCCACACAAACGGGAGTCGAATGGCAAGAGCTCGCCGAGTCTCAGGTGCAGCTCTTTCGCACCGACATGGAAGCCCTCGGCATCATCCCGCCCAACGACTACGTTGCTGTGACCGAGGTCATCGACGAGGTGGCCGAGGCGGTCGCGCAGTTGATGACCGCGGGCCTGGCCTACGAGGTTCCGACCCCGGACGCCGTCGTCGGCGCTGACGGGATGAGTGGATCAGACCTGTACTTCGATATTCTGGCGGCGGAGACACAGACGGATTGGCGGCTCGGCGACGAGAGCAACCTCAACCGTGACACCATGCTGGCGCTTTTTGCCGAGCGGGGCGGGGATCCCGACCGGGTCGGCAAGCGTGACGCCCTCGACCCTCTCCTGTGGCGGGCAGCCCGCGCCGGTGAGCCGCAGTGGCCATCCGCCGTCGGTGCGGGGCGCCCCGGCTGGCACATTGAGTGTTCGGTTATCGCACTCAAGGAGCTGGGCACCGACTTCACGGTTCAGGGTGGCGGCTCAGACCTGATTTTTCCCCACCACGACATGAGCGCGGGGCATGCGTCTGCGCTGTCAGGGCATCCACTCGCCGGCGTGTACAGCCACACGGGGATGGTGGCCTACCAGGGCGAGAAGATGAGCAAGTCGCTCGGAAACCTGGTGCTCGTCTCCGGACTGCGCAGTCAGGGCGTCGACCCCCGAGCCATTCGGCTCGCGCTTTTAGCGCAGCACTACCGCTCCAACTGGGCGTGGACCGATGCCCTGCTCGGTGCAGCTGAACATCGCCTGGCCCGGTATCGGGCGGCCTTTGCGCCGGCCTCGGGAGCCGCGCCAGTCGGGACTCTCTCAGCCGCCACGGTGGTCGAGGCGCTTCGCACCAGCCTGAACGATGACCTCGACTCGCCGGCCGCGTTGGTTGTGCTTGACGAGGCCGCTCACGGTGTCGACGACCCGGCGCTGGTAACCACCGCCATCGACGCACTCCTCGGCGTCAACCTGCGCGGGAGCTAG